The Pseudorhodobacter turbinis genome contains a region encoding:
- a CDS encoding DoxX family protein produces MKLAMFAPLFSASSQVSDRTGSALSLLVRLAFASVLLPFFLNSLLTKVDGFGLSTGAYVQILPTYMESVGYDASQVPVALKLVVLAGTLAELALPLMILIGLGTRLAAFGMIGFVAVMSLTDIYGHGIDAATVGAFFDTDPYGLIADQRLLWAVLMVMLMVVGGGRLSADAFVSRWLRSASVPAHA; encoded by the coding sequence ATGAAGCTTGCCATGTTCGCCCCGCTGTTTTCAGCCTCATCTCAGGTCTCCGACCGGACCGGCTCTGCGCTTTCGCTGCTTGTCCGGCTGGCATTTGCTTCGGTGCTGCTGCCATTTTTTCTGAACTCGCTTCTAACCAAGGTCGACGGCTTTGGGCTCTCGACCGGGGCCTATGTGCAAATCTTGCCAACCTACATGGAGTCGGTCGGCTATGATGCCTCACAGGTGCCTGTGGCGCTGAAGCTGGTTGTTTTGGCTGGAACGCTGGCAGAGCTGGCGCTGCCACTGATGATCCTGATCGGGCTTGGCACCCGGCTGGCCGCCTTTGGGATGATCGGGTTTGTGGCGGTTATGAGCCTTACCGACATTTATGGCCACGGAATTGACGCGGCCACCGTCGGGGCGTTTTTTGACACCGATCCTTACGGACTGATTGCCGACCAGCGATTGCTATGGGCTGTCTTGATGGTGATGCTGATGGTTGTTGGTGGCGGGCGGCTTTCGGCGGATGCCTTTGTATCGCGCTGGCTGCGCTCTGCATCTGTGCCCGCCCATGCTTGA
- a CDS encoding pirin family protein: MTRHQNITTQNALTFTKRPAVERGKADFGWLKSAHSFSFGQYYDPNHLGFGNLIVINDDLVDGGKGFGAHPHKNAEIFSYVMGGALEHKDSMGNGSVVGTGGVQYMSAGSGVTHSEFNPSATDEMRFLQVWLVPEVENTQPTYDTMDLTSADKDGKLKLFLSKDGRDGSMKTQADASVYAATLSGDQMITQDLTAGRKAWVQVAGGSVRVNEIILNKGDGLAIDGTGALTFDQGKDAEFLFFDLAP; the protein is encoded by the coding sequence ATGACACGTCATCAGAATATCACGACACAAAACGCCCTTACCTTCACCAAGCGGCCTGCCGTTGAGCGCGGTAAAGCTGACTTTGGCTGGCTCAAGTCCGCGCATAGCTTTAGCTTTGGTCAGTATTACGACCCCAACCATCTTGGCTTCGGCAATCTGATCGTCATCAACGACGACCTTGTCGATGGCGGCAAAGGATTTGGCGCGCATCCCCACAAGAACGCGGAGATTTTTTCCTATGTGATGGGTGGTGCGCTTGAGCACAAAGACAGCATGGGCAACGGCTCGGTCGTTGGGACAGGTGGCGTGCAATACATGAGCGCAGGATCAGGTGTGACGCACTCTGAATTTAACCCATCTGCGACCGATGAAATGCGCTTCTTGCAGGTCTGGCTGGTGCCCGAGGTGGAAAACACGCAGCCGACTTATGATACGATGGATCTGACGTCTGCTGACAAAGACGGCAAACTGAAGCTGTTTCTGTCAAAAGATGGACGTGACGGGTCGATGAAAACGCAAGCCGATGCCAGCGTCTACGCGGCCACATTGAGCGGGGATCAAATGATCACGCAGGACCTGACTGCGGGACGAAAAGCATGGGTTCAAGTCGCAGGTGGGTCGGTCCGCGTAAACGAAATCATTTTGAACAAAGGTGATGGACTCGCGATTGACGGAACAGGCGCGTTGACGTTTGATCAAGGCAAAGACGCAGAGTTTCTATTCTTCGACCTCGCACCATAA
- a CDS encoding DUF2282 domain-containing protein encodes MTSHPKNLIIAGALAAGLAAHFAGPAQAQEMEKCFGVALAGQNDCAAGAGTTCAGTSKVDYQGNSWKMVPAGTCLTMELPASADGVARTGAMEALERDLPAA; translated from the coding sequence ATGACGAGTCATCCAAAAAACCTGATAATCGCTGGCGCCTTGGCAGCTGGTTTGGCGGCACATTTCGCTGGGCCGGCACAGGCCCAGGAAATGGAAAAGTGCTTTGGCGTCGCCTTGGCGGGGCAGAATGACTGCGCGGCGGGCGCTGGCACCACCTGTGCAGGCACTTCGAAGGTCGATTACCAGGGAAATTCGTGGAAAATGGTACCCGCGGGAACCTGTCTGACCATGGAGCTTCCTGCTTCGGCTGACGGCGTTGCGCGCACCGGCGCCATGGAAGCCCTGGAGCGGGATCTTCCCGCAGCCTGA
- a CDS encoding DUF692 domain-containing protein — protein MINALPNTAGVGFKSEHFSDLVTPGAVGWLEIHAENYMLDGGPRLAMLRDLATRFAISVHGVGLSIGGMAALDRDHLARLRHLVDWLNPASFSEHLAWSTHEGAYFNDLLPLPYTAETLALVSAHVDQVQQVLGRKMLLENPSSYLRFTESTLSETDFLAAVVDRTGCGLLLDVNNVFISATNLGLDPRDYIADFPLEAVGEIHLGGHDAQIDNAGTPVLIDTHGAPVADPVWQLYGDVIALTGPRPTLIEWDNDVPPFAVLEAEAARAATLLQGRKAA, from the coding sequence ATGATCAACGCTCTGCCCAACACTGCCGGAGTCGGTTTCAAATCCGAGCATTTTTCCGATCTGGTCACGCCCGGCGCTGTTGGGTGGCTTGAGATTCACGCCGAGAATTATATGCTGGACGGTGGCCCTCGGCTGGCGATGCTGCGCGATCTGGCCACGCGCTTTGCGATATCGGTGCATGGCGTCGGCCTGTCAATTGGCGGCATGGCCGCGCTGGACCGGGACCATCTGGCGCGGTTGCGCCATTTGGTCGATTGGCTGAACCCCGCCAGCTTTTCCGAGCATCTTGCCTGGTCCACCCATGAAGGTGCCTATTTCAACGACTTGCTTCCGCTGCCCTATACCGCTGAAACGCTGGCATTGGTTTCGGCCCATGTTGATCAGGTGCAACAGGTTTTGGGCCGCAAGATGTTGCTGGAGAACCCCTCCAGCTATCTGCGCTTTACCGAAAGTACGCTCTCCGAAACCGACTTCCTAGCCGCCGTCGTTGATCGCACTGGCTGCGGGCTTTTGCTGGATGTGAACAATGTTTTCATCTCGGCTACCAATCTTGGATTGGACCCGCGCGACTATATCGCGGACTTTCCGCTAGAGGCCGTCGGGGAAATTCACCTTGGCGGACATGACGCGCAAATCGACAACGCCGGCACGCCTGTGCTGATCGACACCCACGGTGCGCCAGTGGCTGATCCGGTCTGGCAGCTTTATGGCGATGTGATCGCCCTAACAGGGCCAAGGCCGACCTTGATCGAATGGGACAATGACGTGCCGCCCTTTGCCGTGCTTGAGGCCGAAGCCGCGCGTGCCGCAACGCTTTTGCAGGGCAGGAAAGCGGCATGA
- a CDS encoding NADPH-dependent FMN reductase yields MTKLLIFAGSARKASTNKQLAALAARTAKEAGAEVTLIDLADFDMPIYNGDIEADTGLPENAKRLKQLFVEHDGFFIASPEYNSSISALLKNALDWISRPHTENEPGLWAFQGKVAAIGSVSPGALGGLRGLVPLRMMLSNIGVTVVPSQVAVSDGFNAFDKGGALTADMTAGMLKATVAQLVGTTGALKRDA; encoded by the coding sequence ATGACAAAGCTCCTTATCTTCGCGGGCAGTGCTCGCAAGGCGTCCACCAATAAACAGCTCGCAGCCTTGGCTGCGCGCACCGCAAAAGAAGCTGGCGCAGAGGTCACTTTGATCGACCTCGCAGATTTTGACATGCCTATTTACAATGGCGATATCGAAGCGGACACAGGCTTGCCTGAGAATGCCAAACGCCTGAAGCAGTTGTTCGTTGAACACGACGGCTTCTTCATCGCATCGCCTGAATACAACAGCTCGATCTCTGCCTTATTGAAAAACGCGCTGGACTGGATTTCGCGCCCTCATACTGAAAACGAACCGGGCCTCTGGGCCTTTCAGGGTAAGGTTGCAGCCATCGGCTCCGTATCCCCTGGTGCTTTGGGCGGACTGCGCGGCCTTGTGCCATTGCGCATGATGCTGAGTAACATCGGTGTGACCGTTGTGCCGAGCCAAGTCGCTGTGTCAGACGGTTTCAACGCCTTTGACAAGGGTGGCGCACTGACCGCAGACATGACTGCGGGAATGCTGAAGGCGACCGTGGCGCAATTGGTTGGAACAACAGGAGCGTTGAAGCGCGACGCCTAA
- a CDS encoding IS1595 family transposase, giving the protein MQRYRCDCCLRTYSGLTGTQICGLHRHDLFLEVIRNMLSDTPLSCRKLAARLGLTKDTIWRWRMIILESLAEACDKDFSGVVEVDETYQRESRKGSREWANHAANSNQHPAPPRPQWYVYRSGRIKMARGLSQWQIPLLTVMDRGGRRLFAPIANRRNRTIEIALAPIVPDDAVLCSDGMRAYRAFCKKHSLTHYEVSNKPGKRVVAGAFHIQNVNALHARYDAFIRPFCGPATKYLHRYLRWFLLRAKIKPEAAFRSILAAA; this is encoded by the coding sequence GTGCAGCGATATCGTTGCGACTGCTGTTTGCGAACTTACTCTGGGCTGACCGGAACCCAGATCTGCGGACTGCACCGGCACGATCTTTTCTTGGAGGTTATTCGGAATATGCTATCGGACACGCCCCTCTCGTGTCGCAAGCTCGCCGCGCGTCTTGGGCTTACGAAAGATACGATATGGCGGTGGCGGATGATCATTCTGGAGTCACTTGCAGAGGCTTGTGACAAGGATTTCTCTGGCGTTGTGGAGGTCGATGAGACCTATCAGCGAGAAAGCCGGAAGGGCTCTCGTGAATGGGCAAATCACGCGGCTAACTCTAACCAGCATCCCGCGCCGCCTCGGCCGCAGTGGTATGTTTATCGCAGCGGACGGATCAAGATGGCACGTGGCCTCTCGCAGTGGCAGATTCCTTTGCTGACGGTGATGGATCGGGGCGGCAGGCGTCTCTTCGCACCGATCGCAAACCGTCGAAACCGGACAATCGAAATCGCTCTGGCGCCGATTGTTCCAGATGATGCGGTGTTATGTAGCGATGGTATGAGGGCATATCGCGCTTTCTGCAAAAAGCACAGCCTCACACACTACGAGGTCTCGAACAAACCTGGGAAACGTGTCGTCGCCGGTGCGTTTCACATCCAGAACGTCAATGCGTTGCACGCGCGATATGATGCTTTTATCCGGCCGTTCTGCGGACCAGCGACGAAATATCTCCATCGCTATCTGCGCTGGTTCCTTCTTCGCGCCAAGATCAAGCCCGAAGCCGCATTTCGGAGCATCCTCGCAGCAGCCTGA
- a CDS encoding YiiX/YebB-like N1pC/P60 family cysteine hydrolase: MTTARTGLLDRFGHALARKLNRPSQGYKPFTPSDLDTLCQALRPGDVLLVEGRERISNAIKYLTQSTWSHAAMYVGDQLPTSSEAGEKHRLVEVNLGEGCVSAPLSKYVNYNTRICRPVGLTPQECAAVTDFMTARLGLKYDLRNIFDLLRYFFPTPPVPVRWRRKMLAFGSGDPTRAICSSLIARAFQSVRYPILPDIREVKARPGSNYARHEILHIRHHSLFTPRDFDLSPYFKIIKPHLAPGFDYHLLEWSDSEPADALPPQGTSGEAA; encoded by the coding sequence ATGACCACAGCGCGAACAGGGTTATTGGACCGTTTCGGTCATGCATTGGCACGCAAGCTCAATCGACCCAGCCAAGGCTACAAGCCCTTCACACCGTCAGATCTTGACACGCTTTGTCAGGCCCTGCGTCCCGGGGACGTGTTGCTAGTGGAGGGGCGTGAGAGAATATCAAATGCCATCAAATACTTGACGCAATCCACTTGGTCGCATGCGGCAATGTATGTTGGTGATCAATTACCAACATCTAGCGAAGCCGGTGAAAAACATAGGCTGGTTGAAGTCAATCTTGGCGAAGGCTGTGTCAGCGCCCCGTTGAGCAAGTATGTCAATTACAACACTCGGATATGCCGCCCCGTTGGCCTGACACCCCAGGAATGTGCCGCTGTGACAGATTTTATGACGGCGCGGCTGGGGCTGAAATACGACTTGCGCAACATCTTTGATTTGTTGCGCTATTTTTTTCCAACGCCACCGGTTCCGGTACGCTGGCGACGGAAAATGCTGGCTTTTGGCTCCGGCGATCCGACGCGGGCAATTTGTTCTTCGCTGATTGCCCGGGCGTTTCAATCGGTACGCTACCCCATCTTGCCAGACATCCGTGAGGTTAAGGCGCGACCAGGATCGAACTACGCGCGCCATGAGATTTTACACATCCGGCACCACTCGTTGTTCACCCCGCGCGACTTTGATCTGTCGCCCTATTTCAAAATCATCAAACCGCATCTGGCGCCGGGGTTCGACTATCACTTGTTGGAATGGAGCGACAGCGAACCTGCCGACGCCTTACCGCCGCAAGGCACAAGCGGCGAGGCTGCATAG
- a CDS encoding LysR family transcriptional regulator has protein sequence MVDNDMDHISRVGVFIAVVKAASFAGAAQALGITSSAVSKQIQNLEQDLQVKLLNRTTRNVSPTEEGTLYFERAARALEDLKEAEDEINELKSRPRGPLKVSLPQSLGIKYFGDAIAHFAAQYPEVELDVNLDDRLVDVAAERFDLVVRIGYLKDTSLIARRMADCPLVLCASPEYLRTHGTPQIPADLTKHNALAFTGNRGPHEWRYTNSAGEIGQVALQGSFKADSGAILCRAALQNIGIVLLPIFYVAEHLESRRLQHVLPDFATSPKREIYAVFPPNRFQSTRLRLLVDHLVATTKQLPWLT, from the coding sequence TTGGTTGATAATGATATGGATCACATCTCTCGCGTTGGCGTATTTATCGCTGTGGTTAAGGCCGCTAGTTTTGCAGGCGCCGCGCAGGCTTTGGGCATCACCAGCTCTGCGGTGTCCAAGCAGATCCAAAACCTTGAACAGGATTTGCAGGTCAAATTGCTGAACCGCACGACCCGAAATGTGTCTCCGACGGAAGAAGGAACGCTGTATTTTGAGCGTGCGGCGCGAGCTTTGGAAGACTTGAAAGAAGCGGAAGACGAGATCAACGAGCTAAAGTCGCGCCCCCGTGGTCCGCTCAAGGTCAGCCTGCCGCAAAGTCTTGGCATCAAATATTTCGGTGATGCTATTGCGCATTTCGCAGCTCAATATCCAGAGGTTGAACTGGACGTGAACCTCGATGACCGACTGGTAGATGTCGCAGCCGAACGGTTCGATCTGGTCGTACGCATCGGATATTTAAAGGATACATCATTAATCGCCCGACGCATGGCAGACTGCCCGCTCGTACTTTGCGCTAGCCCCGAATATCTTCGCACTCACGGAACGCCACAAATCCCTGCCGACCTTACAAAACACAATGCCCTCGCATTCACCGGAAACCGGGGGCCGCATGAATGGCGATATACCAATAGCGCGGGCGAGATTGGTCAGGTTGCGTTGCAGGGCAGTTTCAAAGCGGACTCTGGTGCCATTTTGTGCCGGGCCGCGTTGCAGAACATCGGGATCGTTCTGCTTCCGATCTTTTATGTTGCCGAACATCTGGAAAGCCGCCGCCTCCAACATGTGTTGCCTGACTTCGCAACATCGCCCAAACGAGAAATCTACGCAGTGTTTCCGCCAAACCGGTTTCAATCGACAAGGTTGCGTCTGCTTGTCGACCATCTGGTTGCAACTACAAAGCAGCTTCCTTGGCTGACTTGA
- a CDS encoding TIGR02594 family protein produces MTTDTRDPIRLIQNGLQQLGHAPGTIDGLWGSRTARAIKALLAANGRAASQAPLGPLPWITEAKSAFGRHEARDRSWLMDWLKRDGRSLGDPSKNPWCGDFVETCIRMGLPDEPLLGALGINPYWARNWLLFGQAVQPVTGAVLVFARGSGGHVGFAIGQDDTHFYVLGGNQSDAVTIARIAKSRLLGARWPATFPPRPQRLPTMRPGEYLATTNEI; encoded by the coding sequence ATGACGACCGACACTCGCGACCCCATCCGGCTGATCCAGAACGGCCTGCAACAACTGGGGCATGCCCCTGGCACTATCGATGGTCTCTGGGGGTCGCGCACAGCCCGCGCAATAAAAGCACTGCTGGCGGCCAATGGTCGCGCGGCCTCCCAGGCACCGCTGGGCCCATTGCCCTGGATCACTGAAGCCAAATCCGCGTTTGGCCGCCACGAGGCCCGCGATCGGTCCTGGTTGATGGATTGGCTCAAACGCGATGGCCGAAGTTTGGGCGACCCGTCAAAAAACCCTTGGTGCGGCGATTTCGTGGAAACCTGCATTCGTATGGGGTTACCGGACGAGCCTTTGCTAGGTGCGCTGGGGATCAATCCCTATTGGGCGCGAAACTGGCTCTTGTTCGGGCAAGCGGTCCAGCCGGTGACAGGCGCCGTTTTGGTCTTCGCCCGCGGGTCTGGCGGTCATGTCGGCTTCGCCATCGGTCAGGACGACACGCATTTCTACGTGCTCGGCGGCAACCAATCCGATGCCGTCACCATCGCCCGCATCGCCAAGTCACGCCTGCTCGGCGCGCGCTGGCCAGCAACGTTTCCGCCCCGTCCGCAGCGCCTGCCAACCATGAGGCCGGGCGAATACCTCGCAACCACCAATGAAATCTGA
- a CDS encoding YeeE/YedE thiosulfate transporter family protein, which translates to MSSVLSASLLLGLILGISAHRAGLCTVKAVAEVLTTRRGWFLWSFAKTSLWTMALLSFAGALGIAPTLGQWPLNGPALIGGVLFGLGAGANGACSFSTLARLAEGHLVMLFTLIGWPIGMAAIHLAIPDLQYAPLAARHLSGWLLLPLAPWVLWEVTRIFKRFGDEGMAMLQSAHWPLSFSVAVIAVANVGLLLLTGPWSFTSALICTTHAVPLASCENPSSVFAISAAAAIGIAVSAMLRGSFRIRRIRLAAALRHGSAGVAMGAGSVLIPGGNDGLILFGMPALSPHALPAWLGICLGSGVALVILRAFGRPLMAIRCNNDICRATL; encoded by the coding sequence ATGTCGTCAGTCCTATCCGCGTCCCTGCTCTTGGGATTGATCCTCGGGATCTCGGCGCATCGGGCCGGGCTTTGCACCGTCAAGGCGGTGGCCGAGGTGCTTACCACCCGGCGTGGCTGGTTTTTGTGGTCCTTCGCCAAGACTTCGTTGTGGACGATGGCACTTTTATCATTTGCCGGGGCTTTGGGCATTGCCCCAACCTTGGGGCAATGGCCGTTGAACGGCCCCGCACTGATTGGCGGCGTTTTGTTTGGCTTAGGTGCCGGGGCAAACGGGGCTTGCAGCTTCTCAACGTTGGCGCGGCTGGCCGAAGGGCATTTGGTAATGCTGTTCACCCTTATCGGGTGGCCGATAGGAATGGCCGCTATCCATCTGGCGATTCCCGATCTGCAATATGCACCACTCGCCGCACGGCATTTATCGGGCTGGTTGCTGCTGCCACTAGCACCTTGGGTGCTTTGGGAGGTGACGCGCATCTTCAAGCGATTTGGTGATGAGGGCATGGCGATGTTGCAATCAGCGCATTGGCCGCTGTCATTTTCCGTCGCGGTGATTGCGGTCGCCAATGTCGGGTTGCTGTTGCTGACCGGACCTTGGTCTTTTACCTCGGCGCTGATCTGTACGACCCATGCAGTCCCGCTTGCCAGTTGCGAAAATCCGTCATCGGTGTTTGCGATCTCAGCAGCCGCTGCAATAGGCATTGCTGTTTCAGCGATGCTGCGCGGCTCGTTTCGCATTCGCCGGATCAGGCTTGCAGCGGCTTTGCGGCATGGGTCTGCTGGGGTGGCGATGGGGGCTGGGTCAGTGCTTATTCCTGGCGGCAATGACGGGCTGATCCTGTTTGGTATGCCAGCCCTGTCGCCTCATGCATTACCCGCTTGGCTTGGTATTTGTTTGGGGAGTGGGGTCGCCCTTGTCATCTTGCGCGCCTTTGGTCGGCCATTGATGGCAATTCGCTGCAATAACGACATTTGCCGCGCGACCCTGTAA
- a CDS encoding DUF3179 domain-containing protein, producing MLERPPFRSILAATVMSLVIAGSATAQDFSAAWPNTDFSRSTIQMDEVMSGGPPKDGIPALSDPGFRPAAQETRLAPREPVITFAPDGATARAYPVRYLMWHEIVNDTVEGQPIAVTFCPLCNTGIVFSRRLNGKTLSFGVSGLLRNSDMVMYDRESESWWQQATGLGIVGYYAGQELTQLPAWMESWESFRAAHPDGQVMDEPNWRRAYGQNPYVSYDSSIQPFLYDGAPPPHGIAPLARVIRVGNRAWPMERVRAAGSLTEAGVTITWQKGQASALDSANIGAGAEVGNIRVRDAAGRDVVHDIPFAFAFHAFFPDGVWMLGN from the coding sequence ATGCTTGAGCGCCCCCCCTTTCGCAGCATTTTGGCGGCGACCGTGATGTCGCTCGTGATCGCGGGCAGCGCAACGGCGCAAGATTTTAGCGCCGCCTGGCCGAACACCGATTTCAGTCGCAGCACGATCCAGATGGATGAGGTGATGTCCGGCGGCCCGCCAAAGGACGGCATTCCGGCACTGTCGGACCCCGGCTTTCGCCCGGCAGCACAGGAAACCCGTCTGGCTCCGCGTGAGCCGGTGATCACTTTCGCCCCTGATGGTGCCACGGCGCGAGCCTATCCGGTGCGCTATCTGATGTGGCATGAAATTGTGAACGACACGGTTGAAGGCCAGCCGATTGCGGTTACGTTTTGCCCGCTGTGCAACACCGGTATCGTGTTTTCCCGTCGCCTGAACGGCAAGACCCTCAGCTTTGGTGTGTCGGGCCTGCTGCGCAATTCAGATATGGTGATGTATGACCGAGAAAGCGAAAGCTGGTGGCAGCAAGCGACTGGGTTGGGCATCGTCGGATATTACGCGGGTCAGGAATTGACGCAGTTGCCCGCATGGATGGAAAGCTGGGAAAGTTTCCGCGCAGCCCATCCCGATGGTCAGGTAATGGACGAACCCAACTGGCGCCGCGCCTATGGGCAGAACCCCTATGTCAGCTATGACAGTTCAATCCAGCCGTTCCTTTATGACGGAGCGCCGCCGCCGCATGGCATCGCACCCTTGGCCCGTGTGATCCGCGTTGGCAATCGGGCTTGGCCTATGGAACGGGTGCGGGCAGCGGGCAGTTTGACCGAGGCTGGCGTAACGATCACTTGGCAAAAGGGCCAAGCCTCGGCCTTGGATAGCGCCAACATTGGTGCGGGGGCAGAGGTGGGTAATATTCGCGTACGCGATGCCGCAGGTCGCGACGTGGTCCATGACATTCCGTTCGCATTTGCGTTTCATGCGTTCTTTCCAGATGGGGTTTGGATGCTTGGAAATTGA
- a CDS encoding DNA-binding domain-containing protein — MITFSEFAAALTAPELPRPADLIDASGRQATSRYDIYRNNVTVGLTDALAANFPVVRDLVGPEFFSAMAREYLRHHPPRLPIMALYGDDFADWLVTFAPVSSLPYLPGVARLEALRRHATHAADATPLEPTALAEVSPEKLGGLRLRPHPSARWLTDAQPVLAIWNRHNGQTEANDPAGEILLCRPAMMVLQVAAPAGTCATMDALAAGLPLRKALPTNADHGAIFAAIFATCALQAMPQPH; from the coding sequence ATGATCACATTTTCCGAATTTGCCGCAGCCCTGACCGCACCGGAATTGCCCCGGCCTGCCGACCTGATTGACGCATCCGGCCGCCAGGCCACAAGCCGTTATGACATCTATCGCAACAACGTCACCGTCGGATTGACCGACGCGCTCGCCGCGAATTTCCCTGTGGTGCGCGACCTTGTTGGGCCCGAATTCTTTTCGGCTATGGCGCGCGAATATCTGCGCCACCATCCGCCACGGCTGCCGATTATGGCGTTATACGGCGATGATTTTGCAGATTGGCTTGTGACCTTCGCACCCGTTTCCAGCTTGCCCTATCTTCCGGGCGTGGCACGGTTGGAGGCTTTGCGGCGCCACGCCACCCATGCGGCGGATGCCACGCCATTGGAACCCACAGCACTGGCCGAAGTATCGCCAGAGAAATTGGGCGGGTTGCGGTTGCGACCGCACCCCTCAGCGCGATGGCTGACCGACGCCCAACCCGTGCTGGCCATCTGGAACCGTCACAATGGTCAAACCGAAGCCAACGATCCGGCTGGCGAGATTTTGTTGTGCCGCCCCGCGATGATGGTGTTGCAAGTCGCAGCCCCTGCGGGAACCTGCGCCACAATGGACGCGCTTGCCGCCGGTTTGCCATTGCGAAAGGCGCTGCCCACCAATGCCGATCACGGCGCAATCTTTGCCGCTATTTTTGCGACCTGCGCCCTGCAGGCGATGCCACAACCACATTGA
- a CDS encoding DoxX family protein, with protein sequence MKQQNELNYGALIVRVSLGVVLLAHGLLKVYVFTIPGTVGYFDSLGLPAIAAYLTIFAELAGGTALVLGLYSRLVAALSLPLLIGSVWAHAANGWLFSAPNGGWEFPLLLVALAVAVTAQGGGAFALRKLPVVDGFLPEALKP encoded by the coding sequence ATGAAACAGCAAAACGAACTCAACTACGGCGCACTCATTGTCCGCGTTTCCCTTGGCGTTGTCCTCCTAGCCCACGGGCTTTTGAAGGTCTATGTTTTCACAATCCCCGGCACGGTTGGCTATTTTGACAGCCTGGGACTGCCTGCGATTGCGGCCTATCTGACCATTTTCGCAGAACTTGCGGGCGGTACTGCCCTTGTTCTGGGCCTCTACTCCCGCCTTGTTGCAGCGCTTTCCTTGCCGCTTTTGATTGGCTCTGTCTGGGCCCACGCCGCGAACGGCTGGTTGTTTAGCGCACCAAATGGCGGTTGGGAATTCCCATTGCTGCTGGTGGCCCTCGCTGTCGCGGTCACGGCTCAAGGTGGCGGTGCCTTTGCCTTGCGCAAGCTGCCAGTGGTCGATGGGTTTTTGCCAGAAGCATTAAAGCCCTAA
- a CDS encoding pirin family protein: MFLVCFNDTEASGLLRPEWDIGHFWQNEGRPTRYQDTAYLYEGEFEHRDSLGTHQMIYPGEVNWMTAGKGVTHSERTSDATRAKQNKLFGIQTWLALPSDKEEMEPDFEHHKEGALPLITDTGTRAHLILGTAYGETSPVTMQSETFYLDVVLEAGKSFPLPDDQEDRGVYVSEGSVEIAGDLFEKGRMMVFRPGDKMTLKAGPKGARFMALGGATLNEKRYLWWNFVSSSKDRIEQAKEDWKAGDWENGPFKLPPGDDAEFIPITPELDRTKPKDWP; this comes from the coding sequence ATGTTTCTGGTTTGCTTCAATGACACGGAGGCCTCCGGTTTATTGCGACCAGAGTGGGATATTGGCCATTTCTGGCAAAACGAAGGCCGACCAACACGATATCAAGACACAGCCTACCTTTATGAGGGGGAATTCGAACATCGCGACAGCCTTGGTACCCACCAGATGATTTATCCCGGCGAGGTGAACTGGATGACGGCGGGCAAAGGCGTCACCCACTCTGAGCGGACCAGCGACGCGACACGCGCCAAGCAAAACAAACTGTTCGGTATCCAGACGTGGCTTGCTTTGCCATCGGACAAAGAAGAAATGGAGCCGGACTTTGAACATCACAAGGAAGGCGCCCTGCCGCTGATCACCGACACAGGCACCCGCGCGCACTTGATCCTCGGCACTGCCTACGGCGAAACCAGCCCTGTTACGATGCAGTCGGAAACCTTTTATCTGGACGTCGTGCTTGAGGCAGGAAAGTCCTTTCCGCTGCCCGACGATCAAGAGGATCGCGGTGTGTATGTCAGTGAAGGCAGCGTCGAAATTGCTGGTGACCTGTTTGAAAAAGGCCGCATGATGGTGTTCCGCCCAGGCGATAAGATGACGCTAAAGGCAGGTCCAAAGGGCGCACGTTTCATGGCCCTTGGCGGTGCGACGCTGAACGAAAAGCGCTATCTGTGGTGGAACTTCGTCTCATCCTCGAAAGACCGTATCGAGCAGGCAAAGGAAGACTGGAAAGCAGGCGACTGGGAAAACGGCCCGTTCAAATTGCCGCCCGGTGACGACGCTGAATTTATCCCGATCACCCCGGAACTTGACCGTACAAAACCAAAAGACTGGCCTTAA